A genomic segment from Pseudomonas sp. S09G 359 encodes:
- the yidD gene encoding membrane protein insertion efficiency factor YidD translates to MRKLALVPIQFYRYAISPLMASHCRFYPSCSCYALEAIENHGLLRGGWLTFRRLGRCHPWNPGGYDPVPPIPTSRSSSMAE, encoded by the coding sequence ATGCGTAAACTGGCACTCGTTCCGATCCAGTTTTATCGCTATGCCATTAGTCCTCTGATGGCCAGCCACTGTCGTTTCTACCCCAGTTGTTCCTGCTACGCGTTAGAGGCCATAGAAAATCATGGTCTTCTGCGCGGTGGCTGGCTGACCTTTCGTCGTTTAGGTCGCTGTCATCCGTGGAATCCCGGTGGTTATGACCCGGTTCCACCTATCCCTACCTCCCGTTCTTCTTCGATGGCCGAGTAA
- the yidC gene encoding membrane protein insertase YidC — MDIKRTILIVALAIVSYVMVLKWNQDYGQAALPTQNVAANAVPAGLPDTVSGTNTAASDDIPRAAGETNAPAEVAVAASTDLIQIKTDVLDLAIDPQGGDVAKLTLPLYPRRQDHPEIPFQLFDNGGERVYQAQSGLIGTNGPDASATGRPIFSADKKSYQLADGQDQLVVDLKFSKDGVNYIKRFTLKRGLYDIVVTYLIDNQSAQPWTGAMFAQLKRDASSDPSSSTATGTATYLGAALWTSSEPYKKVSMKDMDKVAEDKTKAPITYNVSGGWVAWLQHYFVTAWIPQPGQNNAVLARKDSKGNYIIGYTGPALTVAPGAKAETSATLYAGPKSQAVLKELSPGLELTVDYGILWFIAQPIFWLLQHIHSIVGNWGFSIIFLTMLIKGIFFPLSAASYKSMARMRAVAPKLAALKEQHGDDRQKMSQAMMELYKKEKINPLGGCLPILVQMPVFLSLYWVLLESVEMRQAPFMLWITDLSIKDPFFILPIIMGATMFIQQRLNPTPPDPMQAKVMKMMPIIFTFFFLWFPAGLVLYWVVNNVLSISQQWYITRKIEAATAKAAS, encoded by the coding sequence ATGGATATTAAACGCACGATCCTGATCGTCGCCCTGGCAATCGTGTCCTACGTCATGGTTCTTAAGTGGAACCAGGACTACGGCCAAGCTGCCCTGCCGACTCAGAATGTTGCTGCCAATGCTGTTCCTGCGGGGCTACCCGACACAGTGAGTGGCACCAATACTGCCGCCAGTGATGACATTCCACGTGCAGCGGGTGAGACAAACGCACCTGCCGAAGTTGCAGTTGCCGCAAGCACCGACCTCATCCAGATCAAAACGGATGTATTGGACCTGGCTATCGACCCGCAAGGTGGTGACGTTGCCAAACTGACACTTCCGCTGTACCCGCGCCGTCAGGATCACCCGGAAATTCCATTCCAGTTGTTCGATAACGGTGGCGAACGTGTTTACCAGGCGCAAAGTGGCCTGATCGGCACCAATGGTCCCGATGCAAGTGCTACCGGCCGTCCGATTTTCTCTGCTGACAAGAAGAGCTATCAACTGGCCGATGGCCAGGACCAACTGGTTGTTGACTTGAAGTTCAGCAAGGACGGCGTCAACTACATCAAGCGCTTCACACTCAAGCGTGGCCTGTACGACATCGTTGTCACTTATCTGATCGACAACCAGAGCGCTCAGCCTTGGACCGGCGCGATGTTTGCGCAGCTCAAGCGTGACGCCAGCTCCGATCCATCGTCCAGCACTGCAACCGGTACCGCGACTTACCTGGGCGCTGCCCTGTGGACAAGTTCGGAGCCGTACAAAAAAGTGTCCATGAAAGACATGGACAAGGTAGCCGAAGACAAAACCAAGGCGCCGATCACTTACAACGTGAGCGGTGGCTGGGTAGCCTGGCTGCAACACTACTTTGTAACCGCGTGGATTCCTCAGCCTGGCCAGAACAATGCTGTTTTGGCGCGCAAGGACAGCAAAGGCAACTACATCATCGGCTACACCGGCCCGGCGTTGACCGTCGCTCCAGGTGCCAAGGCTGAAACCAGCGCTACCCTGTACGCCGGCCCGAAAAGCCAGGCAGTACTGAAAGAGTTGTCCCCAGGTCTGGAACTGACTGTGGACTACGGCATTCTGTGGTTCATTGCCCAGCCGATTTTCTGGCTGCTGCAACATATCCACAGCATTGTGGGTAACTGGGGCTTCTCGATCATCTTCCTGACCATGCTGATCAAAGGGATCTTCTTCCCTCTGTCGGCTGCCAGCTACAAGTCGATGGCCCGCATGCGCGCCGTTGCACCGAAACTGGCTGCTCTGAAAGAGCAACATGGTGACGACCGGCAGAAAATGTCGCAGGCCATGATGGAGCTGTACAAGAAAGAGAAGATCAACCCGCTGGGTGGTTGCTTGCCGATTCTGGTACAGATGCCGGTGTTCCTGTCGCTGTACTGGGTACTCCTGGAAAGCGTGGAAATGCGCCAGGCCCCGTTCATGCTGTGGATAACTGACCTGTCGATCAAAGACCCGTTCTTTATCCTGCCGATCATCATGGGCGCTACCATGTTTATCCAGCAGCGCCTGAACCCGACTCCGCCGGACCCGATGCAGGCCAAGGTAATGAAAATGATGCCAATCATCTTCACCTTCTTCTTCCTGTGGTTCCCGGCTGGCCTGGTTCTGTACTGGGTGGTCAACAACGTGTTGTCGATCTCTCAACAGTGGTACATCACGCGTAAGATTGAAGCGGCTACCGCAAAAGCTGCGTCGTAA
- the mnmE gene encoding tRNA uridine-5-carboxymethylaminomethyl(34) synthesis GTPase MnmE, whose translation MSAPRETIAAVATAQGRGGVGIVRISGPLAGKAAEAISGRELKPRYAHYGPFLDADKSVLDEGLALYFPGPNSFTGEDVLELQGHGGPVVLDMLLQRCLQLGCRLARPGEFSERAFLNDKLDLAQAEAIADLIEASSAQAARNALRSLQGAFSLRVHNLTEQLISLRIYVEAAIDFPEEEIDFLADGHVLAMLDKVRDELSTVLREAGQGALLRDGMTVVIAGRPNAGKSSLLNALAGREAAIVTEIAGTTRDILREHIHIDGMPLHVVDTAGLRDTDDQVEKIGVERALKAIGEADRVLLVVDATAPEAVDPFALWPEFLEQRPDPAKVTLIRNKADLTGEAIAMQTSEDGHVTISLSAKSAGEGLELLREHLKACMGYEQTSESSFSARRRHLEALRHASAALEHGRAQLTLAGAGELLAEDLRQAQQLLGEITGAFSSDDLLGRIFSSFCIGK comes from the coding sequence ATGAGTGCTCCGCGTGAAACCATCGCTGCTGTCGCTACCGCTCAAGGTCGCGGCGGTGTCGGTATCGTTCGTATTTCCGGGCCGCTCGCCGGCAAGGCGGCCGAGGCCATCAGCGGCCGTGAATTGAAGCCGCGTTATGCCCATTACGGGCCGTTCCTGGATGCAGACAAAAGCGTATTGGACGAGGGCCTGGCGCTGTATTTCCCGGGGCCGAATTCATTCACCGGTGAAGACGTGCTGGAACTGCAGGGCCACGGCGGCCCGGTGGTACTGGATATGTTGCTGCAGCGTTGCCTGCAACTGGGTTGCCGCCTGGCGCGGCCGGGGGAGTTCAGCGAACGCGCATTTCTGAATGACAAACTCGACCTGGCCCAGGCCGAAGCCATTGCCGACTTAATCGAAGCCAGTTCCGCACAGGCAGCGCGCAATGCATTGCGCTCGCTGCAGGGAGCTTTTTCCCTGCGTGTGCATAACTTGACCGAGCAGCTGATCAGCCTGCGTATCTACGTGGAAGCAGCCATCGATTTCCCCGAAGAAGAAATCGACTTCCTCGCCGATGGTCACGTGCTGGCGATGCTGGACAAAGTCCGCGATGAGTTATCCACAGTCTTGCGTGAAGCCGGGCAGGGCGCGTTACTGCGCGATGGCATGACGGTGGTGATTGCCGGGCGGCCGAATGCGGGCAAATCCAGCTTGCTCAATGCCCTGGCGGGTCGTGAAGCGGCCATTGTCACCGAGATCGCCGGCACCACGCGGGATATCCTGCGTGAACATATCCACATCGACGGCATGCCGTTGCACGTGGTCGACACCGCCGGGTTGCGTGACACCGACGACCAAGTGGAAAAGATTGGCGTAGAACGCGCGCTCAAGGCTATCGGCGAAGCCGACCGTGTACTGCTGGTGGTGGATGCGACGGCGCCGGAGGCTGTGGATCCTTTTGCGCTGTGGCCGGAATTCCTCGAGCAACGGCCGGACCCGGCCAAAGTCACCTTGATCCGCAACAAAGCGGACCTGACCGGTGAAGCCATTGCCATGCAAACCAGCGAGGATGGCCATGTCACCATCAGCTTGAGTGCCAAGTCGGCGGGAGAGGGCCTGGAGTTGCTGCGCGAGCACCTCAAGGCCTGCATGGGCTACGAGCAGACCTCGGAAAGCAGCTTCAGCGCACGCCGCAGGCACCTGGAAGCGCTGCGCCATGCCAGCGCGGCCTTGGAGCACGGGCGGGCGCAACTGACCCTGGCGGGCGCCGGTGAGCTGCTGGCCGAGGATCTACGCCAGGCACAGCAGCTTTTGGGAGAAATCACCGGCGCGTTCAGCTCCGATGATTTGCTGGGCAGGATCTTTTCCAGCTTCTGCATCGGTAAGTAA